From the genome of Agrobacterium tumefaciens:
CACGGATGAAGATGAGGCTGTTGCCCGCATTGATCTTGCTGCGCGCCGCCACGGTATCGACTCGATGGCAATCGTCGACCGGCTCGTGATGAACAAGGGGGAATTGGCGGCGCTTTCCTCTGATCCGCTCGCCCATATCGGTGCGCATACCATGACACATGTCAATATGCGTCGGGTCAGCAACGAACGCCTACACCAGGAAATCAGCCAGTCGACATCGCGGATTGAAGGTTATGTCGGTCAACGTCCCCGGTCGTTTTCCTATCCCTACGGATGGGCGACCGCTGCAGCCGACCGCGAGATGAAGGCCACCCTGGCCGCCGGGTTCCCGGTAGCTGTCACCACGCGACCGGGTGTATTGACACCTCAATCCCTGCGCCAGCCCACGGCGTTGCCGCGTGTTTCACTGAATGGCCACTTTCAGAAAAAGCGCTATGTGAAAGCGCTGATTTCCGGCTTGCCGTTTCGGTTGATTTAGACCCAACGCGCGCCACGTTTGCCAGAGTAGTTTTCCAAGCGGGCAAAAAACGTAACTTGGGAGAGCGTTTGCTCTCCTTGATCTTGAACGTTCGCGTGCGTGCACATCGAGACAATTGACCTCTAGATCCGCATTTTCCCAGATCAAAATCAACTATTATGGTTGTGTTCTGCAGAGATATCGCGTTTTCCGTTAACTACGCATTAACGCTCTAAATGGTTGTATCCCATCGTGATTTTCTGCTCATGATGAGTTTATCCCACCAAGGCTGAGTACCATGACCTCCATTCTAACGAATGGGGCTGCAATATCTGCGCTCCAAACTCTGCGTGCAATTTCCGCTGATTTAGGTGAAGCCCAACGGGTGGTTTCGTCAGGCTTGCGCGTGGATGTTGCCGCGGACAACGCTGCATACTGGTCAATCTCGACAACGATGCGTGCGGACCGGATGGCAGTGTCCGCCGTCGCTGACGCGCTTGGCTTGGGTGCAGCAAAGACTGACACCGCATATTCTGGAATGAGCGCCGTCATCGATGTACTGGCGGAGTTCAAAGCTAAGCTCGTTGCTGCCAAGGAGGATGGTGTCGACAAAGCTAAAGTCCAGACGGAACTGGAACAGCTCAAAGCACAGGTGCAGGCCATCTCGACGTCGTCAAGCTTCAATGGCCAGAACTGGCTAAACACGAATATTGAACAGATTTATGATATCGAGACGAACAGGGCATCGGTTATTTCTTCGTTCGTCAGGTCGTCAAGCGGTGTGTCGACAGGCACGATGGACGTTCACCTCGACAAGATCAGCCTCTTCAATTCCACCGGCGGCGGCTTGTTGCAAGCTGACCCGCGTGACGTGAAAACGCTTGGTGGGATGAGGTCTCTCGGCAGTTCTTCCACCTGGAGTGGTTCACCGACCGTCTATCATACCGAAACATCGACCGAATGGATGCATCCGCGCGGTGACAGCGGGGATAATGCGTCTTTCAATATGTCGTTCCCGGATGGAGCACCCCTAGACTTTAATACTCCTGGCGCGGAGATCAAATTCGATCTCATCCTGGATAAGGAATACGATCCATCGGCACTTACCGGCGTTTATGGCGAACTCTACGATTTGCCTGGACCTTACGATCCCGGATATTCTGCGGCGAGTTTGACCATCACAAAAGCGACGGTGGATGCCTACAATGCCAGCTGGGGGGGCATTGTTTCGACAAATGAGCAATTCGCAGACTTGTTGAACTCTTTGCTTTCTCCGCACGGTGCATCTGTCTCTGGCCGGTTCAGAAAGGAGGATCCACCCGGATCCAACAAATTCGTGCACGACCCTGTTACGATGCTTATTTCAACACGCCAGATACACGGCAACGGCAACTATGTTGAGATCGCCAATCTCAACAGTGTTGGTGTCAGCACAGGTGGTCTGTTGAACCGATACGACTATGGAAATCGGGGATCCGGCATTGCCCTGCGGTTCGAGCAATTTACGCTTCACATTGACGGTGATAACGCTGATGGGGTTGAGGTTGATTTCCGCTT
Proteins encoded in this window:
- a CDS encoding flagellin/flagellar hook associated protein; protein product: MTSILTNGAAISALQTLRAISADLGEAQRVVSSGLRVDVAADNAAYWSISTTMRADRMAVSAVADALGLGAAKTDTAYSGMSAVIDVLAEFKAKLVAAKEDGVDKAKVQTELEQLKAQVQAISTSSSFNGQNWLNTNIEQIYDIETNRASVISSFVRSSSGVSTGTMDVHLDKISLFNSTGGGLLQADPRDVKTLGGMRSLGSSSTWSGSPTVYHTETSTEWMHPRGDSGDNASFNMSFPDGAPLDFNTPGAEIKFDLILDKEYDPSALTGVYGELYDLPGPYDPGYSAASLTITKATVDAYNASWGGIVSTNEQFADLLNSLLSPHGASVSGRFRKEDPPGSNKFVHDPVTMLISTRQIHGNGNYVEIANLNSVGVSTGGLLNRYDYGNRGSGIALRFEQFTLHIDGDNADGVEVDFRFSVNGAPATTHNFNRTYINELLGKDTGTVETAEEMVTLLKSLIDPEWPNTIIEVSASDPNYIIVKSDPSVDRKWGPGTSIGFLNIVVSIEPIPAMNFLNIDIEQNPGAVDLYIDYIEVASQRVVAGASILGSLSMRIDMQTEFTAKLMAATDRGVGRLVDADMNEASTRLKALQTQEQLAIQSLSIANASTENVIQLFR